Proteins from a single region of Aerococcus viridans:
- a CDS encoding RNA-guided endonuclease TnpB family protein, whose amino-acid sequence MYQGIECKIYPNEKQRQLIHMTFGHTRFIWNEMLAMLNARYENNPDLQMLSYNALSSLIPQMKKEYPWLREVDSVAVQCSVKRLSETFVRFFKGYSKYPKFKSKKNTRQSYLSTIRGNNIRFNDNQRYIKLPKLGWIKCKSSVFHIENERIKSVTVKYTPSGDYYISLLVTSDNQAMPKTGNVVGVDLGVSDLAITSDGQKYQSQRLHLSYKKQLHYWEKRMARRRLQAKKNGVALVDAKNYQQAKRQVARIHQRIKNIRKDYIHKITTDMVKSYDVIVLEDLKTTNMMKNHQLARSIAGQSWRMFRTILEAKCEMYDKTFVAINPYKTSQKCSNCGYDSGKKALNIRHWTCMKCNMHHDRDINAAKNILNIGLERALVK is encoded by the coding sequence ATGTATCAAGGAATTGAGTGTAAAATCTATCCTAACGAAAAACAGCGTCAGTTAATTCATATGACCTTTGGTCATACCCGATTCATCTGGAACGAAATGTTGGCCATGTTGAATGCGCGGTACGAAAACAATCCTGACCTTCAAATGCTATCTTATAATGCGTTATCCTCTCTTATTCCACAAATGAAGAAGGAATATCCCTGGTTGCGTGAAGTTGATAGCGTAGCTGTTCAATGTAGTGTTAAACGCTTATCCGAAACTTTTGTCCGTTTTTTTAAAGGCTATTCAAAATACCCAAAATTCAAATCAAAGAAGAACACCAGACAGTCGTATTTAAGTACCATACGTGGCAACAACATTCGTTTTAATGACAATCAACGGTATATCAAATTACCTAAATTAGGTTGGATAAAATGTAAGTCAAGTGTGTTTCATATTGAGAATGAACGCATAAAATCTGTCACCGTTAAATATACACCTAGTGGGGACTACTATATCTCCCTTTTGGTCACAAGCGATAATCAAGCAATGCCCAAAACAGGAAATGTAGTCGGTGTCGATTTAGGTGTAAGTGATTTAGCTATTACGTCTGATGGTCAAAAATATCAAAGTCAGCGACTACATTTGTCTTATAAGAAGCAATTACATTATTGGGAAAAGCGAATGGCCCGTAGACGTTTACAAGCCAAAAAGAACGGTGTAGCTTTAGTGGATGCGAAAAACTACCAGCAAGCCAAACGCCAAGTGGCCCGTATTCATCAACGTATCAAAAACATCCGTAAGGATTACATTCATAAAATCACAACCGATATGGTTAAAAGTTATGACGTTATCGTTCTAGAGGATTTAAAGACGACTAATATGATGAAAAATCATCAATTAGCCCGTTCAATCGCTGGCCAATCCTGGCGGATGTTTAGAACAATCTTAGAGGCAAAGTGCGAAATGTACGATAAGACATTTGTAGCTATTAATCCGTACAAGACATCCCAAAAATGTTCTAATTGCGGTTATGATAGCGGTAAAAAAGCGTTAAATATACGTCATTGGACTTGTATGAAGTGTAATATGCATCACGATAGAGATATCAACGCAGCTAAAAATATATTAAATATTGGCCTGGAACGGGCCTTAGTTAAATAG
- the rnc gene encoding ribonuclease III — MDLSGVKALLAEQFDLELQDETHYIEAFTHSSYVNENQKLALEDNERIEFLGDAVLELVVSNYLYRNYPEMDEGRMSSLRALIVREESLAKRCVECGFDQFVRLGNGEEASNGRKRPSLLCDLFESVLGAIYLDLGLDAIEHLMSLTIYPKIKNGDFTRLSDAKTALQEELQKEGAIQLAYELENESGPAHSKEFHVAVRLYDEIIGRGVGHSKKAAEQAAAANALEMLKK; from the coding sequence ATGGATTTGTCAGGTGTGAAGGCTTTATTGGCTGAACAGTTTGATTTGGAATTACAAGATGAAACGCATTATATTGAGGCGTTTACCCATTCTTCGTATGTGAATGAAAACCAAAAGCTAGCTTTAGAGGATAATGAGCGGATTGAATTTTTAGGGGATGCGGTTTTAGAGTTAGTGGTATCTAATTATTTATACCGAAATTATCCCGAGATGGATGAGGGACGGATGTCGTCTTTACGTGCTTTAATTGTTCGCGAGGAGTCATTGGCTAAACGTTGTGTTGAGTGTGGTTTTGACCAGTTTGTACGTTTGGGTAATGGTGAGGAAGCGAGTAATGGTCGCAAGCGCCCGTCTTTATTATGTGATTTATTTGAGTCGGTTCTAGGTGCGATTTATCTTGATCTTGGGTTAGATGCGATAGAGCATTTGATGTCCCTAACCATTTATCCTAAGATCAAGAATGGTGATTTTACACGTTTATCTGATGCGAAAACGGCCTTACAGGAAGAGTTACAAAAAGAAGGTGCGATCCAATTGGCCTATGAACTTGAAAATGAATCTGGTCCAGCCCATAGTAAAGAATTTCATGTGGCAGTTCGTTTATATGATGAAATCATTGGACGAGGTGTGGGCCATTCTAAGAAGGCAGCGGAACAAGCTGCGGCGGCCAATGCCTTAGAAATGTTGAAGAAATAG
- the acpP gene encoding acyl carrier protein, translated as MAENTTFEQVAALIVERFGVEASSVTPEMSFTDDLGADSLDVVELVMELEDNFGIQISDDDVEEIKTVADIVKYIDSHK; from the coding sequence ATGGCAGAGAATACAACTTTTGAACAAGTAGCGGCTTTAATTGTGGAACGTTTCGGTGTAGAGGCTTCTAGTGTGACGCCTGAGATGTCGTTTACGGACGATTTGGGTGCTGATTCCTTGGATGTTGTGGAATTGGTAATGGAATTGGAAGATAATTTCGGCATCCAGATTTCTGATGATGATGTTGAAGAAATTAAAACTGTTGCGGATATTGTGAAGTATATCGATAGCCATAAGTAG
- the plsX gene encoding phosphate acyltransferase PlsX has translation MRIAVDAMGGDNAPKEIVLGGLKAAAERKDVTIIFYGDEDAIKAEIEGSTPKNVEIVHAADKILSEDDPVRAVRTKRESSMVMAARAVRNGEADALISAGNTGALLTAGLLVVGRMKGVERPALMAALPNLANIGDSVLLIDCGANAESKASYLNQYAVMATAYARAVLKKAAPSVGLLNNGTEDNKGNDLTKEAFGLLNANDQIHFTGNIESREILNGVADIVVADGFTGNAVLKSVEGTAAAVMKLVKNAIMDGGIGSKLGGLLIKGSLKDTMTKIDLDQAGGGILFGVKAPVLKAHGSSNATSVFHTILQAATIVDAGIIEELATTFEKEMAAKKAE, from the coding sequence ATGAGAATTGCAGTAGATGCAATGGGTGGCGATAACGCGCCTAAAGAAATCGTCTTGGGTGGCTTAAAAGCTGCAGCTGAACGTAAAGACGTCACCATCATATTTTATGGAGATGAAGATGCGATCAAAGCAGAAATTGAAGGGTCTACACCTAAAAACGTGGAAATTGTTCACGCAGCAGATAAGATATTATCTGAAGATGACCCAGTAAGAGCTGTACGTACAAAACGTGAATCATCTATGGTGATGGCAGCGCGGGCAGTACGAAACGGTGAAGCAGATGCCTTGATTTCAGCTGGTAACACAGGCGCCTTATTAACAGCAGGCCTACTAGTGGTCGGCCGGATGAAAGGTGTTGAGCGTCCAGCCTTAATGGCAGCTCTACCAAACTTAGCCAATATTGGGGACTCAGTATTATTAATAGACTGTGGTGCCAATGCGGAATCAAAAGCGTCATATTTAAATCAATATGCAGTCATGGCAACAGCCTATGCCCGTGCAGTCTTGAAAAAAGCTGCACCTTCAGTTGGTTTATTAAATAACGGTACTGAAGACAATAAAGGGAATGATTTGACGAAAGAAGCCTTTGGTTTATTAAATGCCAATGATCAGATTCACTTCACTGGTAATATCGAATCTCGTGAAATTTTAAACGGGGTAGCAGATATTGTCGTAGCCGATGGATTTACTGGAAATGCCGTATTAAAATCAGTGGAAGGAACAGCAGCTGCTGTAATGAAATTGGTTAAAAATGCGATTATGGATGGTGGGATTGGCTCTAAACTTGGTGGTTTACTAATCAAAGGGTCATTAAAAGATACGATGACTAAAATTGATTTAGACCAAGCAGGCGGCGGTATTTTATTTGGTGTTAAAGCACCAGTATTAAAAGCACATGGTTCTTCAAATGCGACCAGTGTCTTCCATACAATTTTACAAGCAGCGACAATTGTAGATGCAGGTATTATTGAGGAATTGGCCACAACATTTGAAAAAGAAATGGCTGCTAAGAAGGCAGAATAA